A genomic region of Deltaproteobacteria bacterium contains the following coding sequences:
- a CDS encoding ABC transporter ATP-binding protein: MSNLTSQPILRTEGLCKTFHKGGRDIHVLAGVEFTLSAGEIVGILGASGTGKSTLLHLLGGLDRPDGGLVLHRGRDIFALSDAELAGFRNQEIGFVFQLHYLLSEFTCLENVMMPGIIAGGDWKIVREKARSLLAQVGLEGRMEHRPGELSGGEQQRAAVARALVNDPALILADEPTGNLDVRTAESVRSLFLDLNNQFETTFLVVTHNRELAAGFHRRFLLKDGVLNQEA, translated from the coding sequence ATGAGTAATCTCACATCCCAGCCGATTCTGCGAACCGAGGGTCTTTGCAAGACGTTCCACAAGGGAGGCAGGGACATCCATGTCCTGGCGGGGGTGGAATTTACCCTTTCAGCGGGGGAGATCGTAGGAATCCTTGGAGCTTCAGGGACCGGGAAGAGCACGCTTCTACACCTCCTGGGAGGTCTTGACAGACCCGATGGTGGCCTTGTCCTTCATCGCGGGAGGGATATTTTTGCCCTTTCAGATGCAGAACTGGCCGGGTTCAGAAACCAGGAGATCGGTTTTGTCTTTCAGCTGCATTATCTGTTATCCGAATTTACCTGTCTTGAAAACGTCATGATGCCGGGTATTATCGCAGGTGGAGATTGGAAGATAGTCCGTGAAAAGGCTCGAAGTCTGCTCGCCCAGGTTGGTCTTGAAGGCCGGATGGAACACCGGCCCGGCGAGCTTTCGGGCGGGGAACAGCAGCGGGCAGCCGTGGCGCGGGCGTTGGTGAATGATCCGGCTCTTATTCTGGCGGATGAGCCGACAGGCAACCTGGATGTCCGTACAGCCGAATCGGTACGGAGCCTTTTCCTCGATCTCAACAACCAGTTTGAAACCACCTTTCTGGTTGTCACACACAACCGGGAGTTGGCTGCCGGATTCCACCGTCGTTTCCTTCTTAAGGACGGCGTTTTAAACCAGGAGGCGTAG
- a CDS encoding lipoprotein-releasing ABC transporter permease subunit, which yields MKHIFEWKVALGHIRSRRHHAFISLITVISVLGVAIGVAALVTVIAVMTGFSTYMQDRILGTTSHILIQGPAAGIKDADKILNIVSSRNDVVAASPFIAGQALIKFEGDVTGVVVRGIDPASEGGVTDLSGKMTIGSIDSLDEKGIVIGIEMMRIHGLKPGDTVTLVSPSETSSPFGMIPRMRQFRIKGVFDTGMYQYDTGLVLMTLGAAQSFFGMGDRVTGVEVKVRDIYRAGSIAASLRGDLGPGYRVRDWREMNRNLFSALKLEKMTMFVILVLIIIVAAFNIVGTLILTVMEKGKDIAILKAMGATRGAIGRIFMLEGLIIGLSGTFLGLLLGLALSWTLANYHLVELPSSVYYVTTIPVRVKFLDVAAISISAVAVSFLATLYPSRRAASLDTIEVLRYE from the coding sequence TTGAAACACATCTTTGAATGGAAGGTGGCCTTAGGCCACATCCGGTCCCGCAGGCATCATGCATTCATCTCCCTGATCACCGTTATCTCCGTCCTCGGGGTGGCCATCGGGGTTGCCGCCCTTGTTACGGTTATCGCTGTCATGACGGGGTTCTCCACCTACATGCAGGACCGTATCCTGGGAACCACATCTCATATCCTTATCCAGGGGCCGGCGGCGGGGATAAAAGATGCGGATAAGATTCTGAACATCGTTTCAAGCAGGAATGATGTCGTTGCAGCGTCGCCATTTATCGCGGGACAGGCCCTCATCAAGTTCGAGGGGGATGTCACTGGGGTAGTAGTTCGCGGGATCGATCCCGCGAGTGAAGGTGGCGTGACCGATCTCTCGGGTAAAATGACCATTGGATCCATCGACAGTCTGGATGAAAAGGGTATAGTCATCGGTATCGAGATGATGCGCATCCACGGTCTGAAACCCGGGGACACGGTTACATTGGTTTCACCATCCGAGACCTCCTCACCGTTCGGGATGATCCCCCGCATGAGGCAGTTCAGGATAAAGGGTGTCTTTGATACCGGAATGTACCAGTACGACACCGGTCTCGTCCTGATGACGCTGGGGGCCGCTCAATCTTTTTTCGGCATGGGTGACAGGGTGACCGGGGTTGAGGTCAAGGTCCGGGATATCTACCGGGCGGGCAGTATCGCCGCCTCTTTGCGGGGTGACCTGGGACCCGGCTACAGGGTGCGGGACTGGCGTGAGATGAACCGAAACCTCTTCTCGGCGCTCAAACTCGAGAAGATGACCATGTTCGTTATCCTTGTCCTTATCATCATAGTGGCGGCGTTCAACATTGTTGGAACCCTCATTCTGACGGTCATGGAAAAGGGGAAGGATATCGCCATTCTCAAGGCAATGGGGGCTACCAGGGGCGCGATAGGAAGAATATTCATGCTTGAAGGGCTTATAATAGGCCTGTCGGGGACGTTCCTCGGGCTTCTCCTGGGTCTTGCGCTCTCCTGGACCCTGGCGAACTATCACCTGGTCGAATTACCCAGCAGCGTCTATTATGTCACTACCATCCCGGTTCGGGTCAAGTTTCTGGATGTAGCCGCCATTTCCATCTCAGCCGTGGCGGTCAGCTTTCTGGCCACACTGTACCCATCCAGAAGGGCCGCTTCTCTGGACACGATAGAGGTCCTGCGGTATGAGTAA